The Anaeromusa acidaminophila DSM 3853 genome window below encodes:
- a CDS encoding diguanylate cyclase yields MQRRLLICILLVNVILISTSAFMLVDVIEKKEKAKEIETINECSMFLFSTLEALAFERGRTNVVLTSKTPLSEANRIFITERRRQVDTSLSDGINRLASLNPEEAENLKKKHNQLKQLRSNADVQASLNLADRDISFRTTWFNESTLIIFHIKQVIEELEKPTSEIGFFDFYHHFQLDCVEFRLFSGSSASTLTSVVNQGKKLSPSEYENFIEYRSKADYIWSGIEKSVFDINRAELTEKKDRVYNDYYKTYRPFQNEVLQKTMNGSATSSDAARLADLSVKAFDSIFELIREVNRETARSVDALESRAEEQLERATLQFFLAVGFALFTLVYFRVRLFAPLERIIGALKSIVDGRPVIPLEEELKRKDEIGLLTQGVKMLYTSLKETQELKAQNEKLATQDCLTGLYNRQMLEQEVVKLIAHAERYEESLAMILFDLDHFKKVNDTWGHPIGDEVLIQTAQTVKKVIRSADHFFRIGGEEFLVLMPHTNIIEAESAAEKIRVAMDTARHPIAGHVTASLGVSEKKAEEDFLSWYKRTDEMLYRAKKLGRNRVVCYIPKLAPVASMNVEWRDEWNSGEATIDSQHKALVNLASEYFYYALQPEPDRKMIISLMVNLVGEIVKHFESEEQILEEIGYPDVKEHERIHKTLLAKAAKLQEDYVAEKISSFAFCSFFIDDIITNHMIHDDQEFFYYTQKRAE; encoded by the coding sequence TTGCAAAGAAGACTGCTAATCTGTATTTTATTAGTGAACGTGATCTTGATTTCTACTTCCGCCTTTATGCTTGTGGATGTCATAGAGAAGAAGGAAAAAGCAAAAGAAATTGAGACTATTAACGAGTGCAGTATGTTTCTGTTTTCTACGCTAGAAGCGCTTGCTTTTGAACGTGGACGAACTAATGTTGTGCTAACGTCAAAAACGCCGCTTAGCGAAGCAAATCGTATTTTCATTACCGAGCGAAGAAGGCAGGTTGATACTTCTTTGAGTGATGGAATTAATCGACTTGCTTCTCTTAACCCCGAAGAAGCGGAAAACTTAAAAAAAAAGCATAATCAATTGAAGCAATTACGATCGAATGCAGATGTGCAAGCTTCGCTAAATTTAGCGGATCGAGACATTTCGTTTCGGACTACCTGGTTTAATGAGTCGACTTTGATCATTTTTCACATAAAACAAGTCATTGAAGAACTGGAAAAACCAACAAGTGAAATCGGTTTTTTTGACTTTTATCACCATTTTCAGCTTGATTGTGTTGAGTTTCGTCTTTTTAGCGGTTCTAGTGCGAGCACACTAACTTCCGTGGTCAATCAAGGCAAGAAGTTATCTCCAAGCGAATATGAGAACTTTATTGAATATCGTTCAAAAGCCGATTACATTTGGAGTGGTATTGAAAAAAGTGTCTTTGACATCAATCGTGCGGAACTGACCGAAAAGAAAGACAGAGTGTACAATGATTATTATAAAACCTATAGACCTTTTCAAAATGAAGTATTGCAAAAAACAATGAATGGGAGCGCAACAAGCTCTGATGCAGCCCGTTTGGCTGATTTATCGGTAAAAGCCTTTGATTCTATTTTTGAATTAATCCGCGAAGTGAACCGCGAAACGGCTCGATCGGTTGACGCTTTAGAAAGTAGAGCGGAAGAACAACTAGAGCGGGCGACGCTGCAATTTTTCCTGGCAGTGGGATTTGCTCTTTTTACATTGGTATATTTTCGAGTGCGTTTATTTGCCCCCTTAGAACGAATTATCGGGGCGTTAAAAAGCATTGTAGATGGCAGACCGGTTATTCCGTTAGAAGAAGAATTGAAGCGGAAAGATGAAATCGGCTTGTTGACGCAAGGTGTGAAAATGCTGTATACAAGCCTAAAAGAAACGCAGGAGCTAAAAGCGCAGAATGAAAAACTAGCGACGCAAGACTGCTTAACTGGGCTATATAACCGACAAATGCTTGAACAAGAAGTGGTAAAATTGATTGCTCATGCGGAACGTTATGAGGAATCCTTAGCCATGATTTTATTTGATCTTGATCACTTTAAGAAAGTAAATGACACATGGGGGCACCCAATTGGAGACGAGGTTTTAATTCAAACAGCGCAAACGGTTAAGAAGGTTATTCGAAGCGCGGATCATTTTTTCCGCATTGGAGGAGAAGAATTCCTTGTTTTAATGCCTCACACTAATATTATTGAAGCCGAAAGTGCCGCGGAAAAAATCCGAGTGGCTATGGACACCGCCAGGCATCCGATAGCCGGTCACGTTACCGCAAGTCTGGGAGTTAGCGAAAAAAAGGCAGAAGAAGATTTTTTATCTTGGTATAAACGAACCGATGAAATGCTGTATCGAGCTAAAAAATTAGGAAGAAATAGAGTTGTCTGCTATATCCCTAAGCTAGCTCCTGTTGCGTCAATGAACGTGGAATGGAGAGATGAATGGAATAGCGGTGAAGCGACAATCGATAGCCAACATAAAGCTCTTGTGAATTTGGCCAGCGAGTACTTTTATTATGCTTTGCAGCCGGAGCCGGATCGGAAAATGATAATTTCGCTAATGGTTAATTTAGTCGGAGAAATTGTAAAGCATTTTGAAAGCGAAGAACAAATATTGGAGGAAATCGGATATCCAGATGTAAAAGAACATGAAAGAATCCATAAAACCTTACTTGCGAAAGCAGCTAAACTACAAGAAGACTATGTAGCTGAAAAAATTAGTTCCTTTGCGTTTTGTTCTTTTTTCATTG
- a CDS encoding peptide chain release factor 3: MTQALAAESKRRRTFAIISHPDAGKTTLTEKLLLYGGAIHLAGSVKSRKAQRHAVSDWMEIEKQRGISVTSSVMQFDYDGFRINILDTPGHQDFSEDTYRTLMAVDSAVMLIDVAKGVEPQTIKLFKVCRQRGIPIFTFVNKLDRHGKHPMDLMEEIEKVLGIQSYPMNWPIGIEGDYKGVYNRRERQIELFQEDGTHGQWALPSSKGSVDDPAFTEVIGEETHRTLCEEIELLDTAGEAFDMERVQKGELTPIFFGSAMSNFGVQPFLEEFLRLAPEPAPRRSSDGVVQPTEEEFSAFVFKIQANMNPAHRDRLAFIRIVSGHFGRGMTVNHSRSGKPVKLSQPQQFLAQDRTIIEEAWPGDIVGLFDPGVFGIGDTLSVNRSSDFAFADFPIFPPERFCRVQPKDTMKRKQFLKGITQLTQEGAVQLFQQDDALAESYVVGAVGQLQFEVLEYRLKNEYGCTILMQPLPYEHARWLDAGSQDVTTFKGIDRAMIVRDAKDRKVALFQSDWALRWSEDNNPKIGFLLSPPEL, encoded by the coding sequence ATGACACAAGCATTGGCCGCGGAGAGCAAACGGCGACGCACGTTCGCCATCATCTCTCACCCGGATGCCGGTAAAACAACCTTAACGGAAAAACTCCTCTTATACGGAGGCGCTATTCACTTGGCCGGTTCGGTCAAATCCCGCAAGGCGCAGCGCCACGCCGTATCGGACTGGATGGAGATCGAAAAGCAGCGCGGAATTTCCGTTACCTCCAGCGTTATGCAGTTCGACTATGACGGTTTCCGCATTAATATCCTCGACACCCCTGGTCACCAAGATTTCAGCGAAGATACCTACCGTACGCTGATGGCCGTAGACAGCGCCGTCATGCTCATCGACGTAGCTAAGGGCGTAGAGCCCCAAACAATCAAGCTCTTCAAGGTCTGCCGTCAGAGGGGCATTCCCATCTTTACCTTCGTCAACAAGCTGGACCGCCATGGCAAGCATCCGATGGATTTAATGGAAGAAATCGAAAAGGTGCTGGGTATCCAAAGCTATCCCATGAACTGGCCCATCGGCATTGAAGGCGACTACAAAGGCGTCTACAACCGGCGCGAGCGTCAGATTGAACTGTTCCAGGAAGACGGCACTCATGGTCAATGGGCGCTGCCGTCCAGCAAAGGCAGTGTTGACGACCCGGCTTTTACCGAAGTCATTGGCGAAGAAACGCATCGCACGCTTTGCGAGGAAATTGAGCTTTTAGACACCGCCGGCGAAGCCTTCGACATGGAACGCGTCCAAAAAGGCGAGCTGACTCCTATCTTTTTCGGCAGCGCCATGAGCAATTTCGGCGTGCAGCCGTTTCTAGAAGAATTCCTGCGCCTAGCTCCCGAGCCTGCTCCGCGTCGTTCTTCCGACGGCGTCGTACAGCCTACGGAAGAAGAGTTTTCCGCTTTCGTTTTCAAAATCCAGGCCAACATGAATCCCGCCCACCGGGATCGTCTGGCCTTTATCCGCATTGTTTCGGGTCATTTCGGCCGAGGCATGACGGTGAACCACTCCCGCAGCGGCAAACCGGTCAAGCTCTCGCAGCCGCAGCAATTTTTGGCGCAGGACCGCACCATTATTGAAGAAGCATGGCCTGGCGACATTGTAGGCCTCTTTGACCCGGGAGTTTTTGGCATTGGCGATACCCTTTCGGTCAACCGCAGCAGCGACTTCGCCTTTGCGGACTTTCCGATTTTCCCGCCGGAGCGCTTTTGCCGCGTCCAACCCAAGGACACGATGAAACGCAAGCAATTTTTAAAAGGCATTACCCAGCTCACCCAAGAGGGCGCTGTACAGCTGTTCCAACAAGACGACGCCCTAGCGGAAAGCTATGTCGTCGGCGCTGTCGGCCAGCTGCAGTTTGAAGTGCTGGAATACCGCCTTAAAAACGAATACGGCTGTACTATTTTAATGCAGCCGCTGCCTTACGAGCACGCCCGCTGGCTCGATGCCGGCAGCCAAGATGTGACCACCTTCAAAGGCATTGACCGCGCTATGATCGTGCGCGATGCCAAAGACCGCAAAGTGGCGCTGTTCCAAAGCGACTGGGCTCTGCGCTGGTCTGAAGACAACAATCCGAAAATCGGCTTTTTGCTTTCGCCGCCAGAGCTGTAG
- a CDS encoding DeoR/GlpR family DNA-binding transcription regulator — translation MNINRRKEILNLLLQHGSVKVSVLAERFAVNDVTIRRDLKYLAEKHGVTLTYGGAFIDTPSSTYPIAELTLAAKRRQQYEEKQVIARKAAALIENGDTIALNAGSTVEYVLDYLPSAVQRLNVLTLSLGVAVKASSLPQATLFLPGGKVRPESTEMCGSETERFLRQFNVDKVFFGAAAVHLKRGVTHPVPEEVTTNRLILDIAAKRYLVCDSSKFDGVSLQHIADLSFFDAIIADDKLPESYRTYCQLNGITIL, via the coding sequence ATGAACATCAATCGACGCAAAGAAATCCTCAACCTGCTCCTGCAGCACGGCTCTGTCAAGGTTTCCGTCCTGGCGGAACGCTTTGCCGTCAACGACGTCACCATTCGCCGGGATCTTAAATATCTAGCGGAAAAGCACGGCGTCACCCTCACCTACGGAGGCGCTTTTATCGACACGCCCTCCAGCACCTACCCCATTGCCGAGCTGACCCTTGCAGCCAAAAGGCGGCAGCAGTACGAAGAAAAGCAAGTCATCGCCCGCAAGGCGGCGGCGCTCATCGAAAACGGCGATACCATCGCCCTGAACGCAGGCAGTACGGTGGAATACGTCCTAGATTACCTGCCTTCGGCGGTGCAACGCCTCAACGTACTGACCCTCTCTTTGGGCGTTGCCGTTAAGGCTAGTTCCCTGCCGCAGGCCACGTTATTTCTGCCTGGCGGCAAAGTCCGTCCGGAATCTACGGAGATGTGCGGCAGTGAAACCGAACGGTTTTTGCGCCAGTTCAATGTGGACAAGGTGTTCTTCGGCGCGGCGGCGGTCCACCTCAAACGCGGCGTCACGCATCCCGTACCGGAAGAAGTCACAACGAACCGACTGATTTTGGATATCGCCGCCAAGCGCTACTTGGTCTGCGACTCCAGCAAATTTGACGGTGTCTCGCTGCAGCATATTGCAGACTTGTCCTTTTTCGACGCCATCATTGCTGACGATAAGCTGCCTGAAAGCTACCGCACTTACTGCCAGCTTAACGGCATCACGATTCTATAA
- a CDS encoding HD domain-containing phosphohydrolase, protein MLPHPISQPMLPDSILDGFPCPIIKIDRDFRLLYHNPAACRLHGPVPETTPTPRCYEWLKLSQRCPHCPVEQAFQNGQPSTNQKCSVTSDHRLVRLEQTAIPVYDAQGNIEYVLEIDLDTTPLMTLQWDYEVDFVQTMFAFAELIEKRDIYTGRHSENTRAVALELGRSLGLDTAQLDDLSTIALLHDIGKVGIPETILLKKGPLSAEERQQIETHSQLGHDVLCKINRFQKIANCILCHHEWFNGQGYPEGLQGEEIPWLSRILSVADVFEALTADRIYRPALPREKALEIINNGSGSQFDPQVVDALLQLNAESP, encoded by the coding sequence ATGCTCCCTCACCCTATATCGCAGCCAATGCTGCCTGACAGCATCTTAGACGGCTTTCCCTGCCCTATTATCAAAATTGACCGAGACTTTCGCTTGCTGTATCACAATCCTGCAGCCTGCCGCTTACACGGTCCTGTACCGGAAACAACGCCGACGCCGCGTTGCTATGAATGGCTCAAGTTAAGCCAGCGCTGTCCGCACTGTCCTGTGGAACAGGCATTCCAAAACGGCCAGCCCTCTACGAATCAAAAGTGCTCTGTAACCTCAGACCATCGCCTGGTTCGCCTTGAACAAACGGCCATTCCCGTCTATGACGCCCAAGGAAACATTGAATATGTTTTAGAAATTGACCTGGATACTACGCCGTTAATGACGCTCCAATGGGATTATGAAGTTGATTTTGTACAAACCATGTTCGCCTTTGCAGAGCTAATTGAAAAACGCGACATCTACACCGGACGCCATTCGGAAAATACCCGCGCCGTTGCGCTCGAACTGGGGCGCTCTCTTGGGCTGGACACAGCGCAATTGGACGATTTATCCACCATAGCGCTGCTTCATGATATCGGCAAAGTCGGCATCCCGGAAACCATCCTTCTGAAAAAAGGGCCTCTTAGCGCCGAAGAACGACAACAAATCGAAACGCACTCGCAACTCGGTCACGACGTGCTTTGCAAAATTAACCGTTTTCAAAAAATCGCCAACTGCATTCTCTGCCACCACGAATGGTTTAACGGGCAAGGCTATCCGGAGGGCCTGCAAGGCGAGGAAATCCCTTGGTTATCGCGTATTCTCAGCGTCGCCGACGTCTTTGAAGCTTTGACGGCGGACCGCATTTACCGTCCGGCTCTTCCCCGCGAAAAAGCGCTAGAGATCATCAATAACGGCAGCGGCAGCCAATTCGATCCGCAGGTAGTTGACGCCTTACTGCAGCTTAACGCAGAAAGCCCTTGA
- a CDS encoding methyl-accepting chemotaxis protein yields MNRFPLVAQIVGIIVLIVALMTGVVSYTYYHLRAVGAEAQQVIETDAMDMVLAKDAHTQFTRALLDMRGFLTYADGMDTYEKGYRANIQTSYQIMTDYTSKVQNPALHSKGAEVQKLIGDYLKLGNQVIAAKRSNAANMTQLTTQGRNLVAAIDKGFVDLSEVQKKELLTQTAAMKSDVQARSNNALLVTAVILLFSLALGIWYSRQLAAPVKELQRLMAEASKGNLTIRSSNQAADEIGQLSQSFNTMIEGQMRIVKDVSTSAVELSAASEELAASSEQVSGAANSIANDIQQVASSMSDAAKTSMETSQVLVELSSLIQIAKDKAHSASDKSEITMATAKDGKDTINNAMQSMNTIHAKTIEAERVITLLNDYSQQIGSINETITSIAKQTNLLALNAAIEAARAGESGRGFAVVAEEVRKLAEQSNTEADNISHLITKITDNTQNAVFAMKQSLQEVETGVTAVTAAEQSLEHIMAAVIETVEDVDGIAKITNAEIASSDKIIQLIENVANDIESTERETQSVAAAIQEVTATVETIASTSEETSAMSQSLQNNIIVFQI; encoded by the coding sequence ATGAATCGTTTTCCTCTCGTAGCCCAAATTGTCGGCATCATTGTTTTGATTGTGGCATTGATGACTGGCGTTGTAAGCTACACCTATTATCATCTCCGCGCCGTGGGCGCCGAAGCACAGCAAGTCATTGAAACCGACGCGATGGACATGGTGTTGGCAAAAGACGCCCACACCCAATTTACCAGGGCGCTTTTAGACATGCGGGGCTTTTTGACCTATGCTGACGGCATGGATACCTATGAAAAAGGCTATCGCGCCAACATCCAGACAAGCTACCAAATCATGACCGACTACACCTCGAAGGTGCAAAATCCCGCCCTGCACAGTAAAGGGGCGGAAGTGCAAAAGCTGATTGGCGATTATCTCAAACTAGGCAACCAAGTCATTGCCGCCAAACGCAGCAACGCAGCGAATATGACGCAATTAACAACGCAAGGTCGAAATCTGGTGGCTGCCATCGACAAAGGCTTTGTAGACTTGTCGGAAGTCCAAAAGAAAGAACTTCTGACCCAAACAGCCGCTATGAAGAGCGACGTCCAAGCCCGTTCCAACAATGCTCTTTTAGTCACTGCTGTCATTCTTCTATTTTCTTTGGCTCTCGGCATTTGGTACAGCCGCCAACTGGCAGCTCCCGTCAAGGAACTGCAACGCTTGATGGCGGAAGCCAGCAAAGGCAATCTGACCATCCGCTCGTCTAACCAGGCGGCTGATGAAATCGGCCAGCTTAGCCAATCCTTCAACACCATGATCGAAGGCCAGATGCGCATCGTCAAAGATGTTTCCACCAGCGCCGTCGAGCTTTCCGCCGCCTCCGAAGAACTGGCGGCTTCGTCAGAGCAGGTTTCCGGCGCTGCCAACAGCATTGCCAACGATATTCAGCAGGTAGCTTCCTCGATGAGCGACGCCGCCAAAACGAGTATGGAAACCTCGCAGGTGCTTGTAGAATTATCCTCGCTCATTCAAATTGCCAAAGACAAAGCGCATTCGGCCAGCGACAAATCGGAAATTACCATGGCCACCGCCAAAGACGGCAAGGATACCATCAACAACGCCATGCAAAGCATGAACACGATTCATGCCAAAACCATCGAAGCCGAACGGGTCATTACGCTGCTCAACGATTATTCCCAGCAAATCGGCAGCATCAATGAAACCATTACTAGCATCGCCAAGCAAACGAATCTGTTAGCTCTGAATGCCGCTATCGAAGCGGCGCGAGCCGGCGAATCCGGTCGCGGTTTTGCTGTTGTCGCCGAAGAGGTTCGCAAACTGGCGGAACAATCCAATACGGAAGCGGATAATATTTCTCACCTCATTACTAAAATCACCGACAATACGCAAAATGCCGTTTTCGCCATGAAACAAAGCCTGCAGGAAGTGGAAACCGGCGTTACCGCCGTGACCGCAGCGGAACAGTCTTTGGAGCACATCATGGCCGCCGTCATCGAGACAGTGGAAGACGTCGACGGCATTGCCAAAATTACCAACGCGGAAATCGCTTCGTCCGATAAAATCATTCAACTTATTGAAAACGTCGCTAATGACATCGAAAGCACGGAACGAGAAACGCAGTCCGTTGCCGCCGCCATCCAGGAAGTTACAGCTACTGTCGAAACCATCGCCTCCACTTCGGAGGAAACCAGCGCTATGTCCCAAAGTCTTCAAAACAACATTATCGTTTTCCAGATTTAA
- a CDS encoding STAS domain-containing protein: protein MEHTLTTNGNQAILSLTGKLYVHDAGIIRDAMIEKIETGHHHLTMNLAGVTYIDSSGLGVLVTLHKMTQEKNGSLTLIGVQGMVKELLQRTRLDKVLHLES from the coding sequence ATGGAACATACCTTAACAACCAACGGAAATCAAGCCATTCTCTCTTTAACCGGCAAGCTATACGTACATGACGCCGGCATTATTCGCGACGCCATGATCGAAAAAATCGAGACCGGTCACCATCACCTGACAATGAACCTAGCTGGCGTGACCTACATCGACAGCTCCGGTCTGGGCGTGCTGGTCACGTTGCACAAAATGACCCAGGAAAAAAACGGCTCTCTTACCTTAATAGGCGTCCAGGGCATGGTCAAAGAACTGTTGCAGCGCACTCGTCTGGATAAGGTGCTGCATCTGGAAAGCTAA
- a CDS encoding SpoIIE family protein phosphatase: MNHGELSPLQVIFQHMPTLAWMKDREGRFLEVNTAFTRFCHKSPAEILGKTVHDIMPAFLSTVYESLDTAVLQSRMPQSRDHIYRENRAGSNWFDTQIIPIFHRNGSLCGTIGFSRKISRRKQLELKLENQQQFLRTMMDSIPDILVFKDLQCQVLGCNKSCRELLYGVEQEQDVIGKTSWDILKDTQLAENCLKKDYEALLLNQPVKVEEQYTLVNGSVIDVETLKTPYHDKEGYVTGLIAISRDITERKRYEQELRCREQQTLKELHLAAQVQQDTLPDALSLPELRVNTLFLPYHTVSGDLFNYKWFAPEKTLRGYMVDVSGHGVATALQTASLKMLLDTRLLTGESITEDHFELINQRIKQYLHEDAFAGIAYFEFDLQKSLLTFISGGINFYLAANESRCSLIPVSSRFLGIFDDIDMQTVTRPLKAGEVYCIMSDGVSDLMELHGLQAQPGLSGYTRWLETLSQKPERSDDFSAVVLEINQLPGQLRLPCIQTQQDLSRAQTAIHEYVTSCAPEGEAAFLEVAANEALNNGFLAGQRVSLRMRRCGNRLSIRVKDDGPGFDARSLLSKLQNTSPEAWYDELGLHDHGRGIFLMHSACDRLAYNAKGNEVLLLRKFSTPALENKEAETQSNRDPENTKGVL; the protein is encoded by the coding sequence ATGAACCACGGAGAGCTTAGCCCGTTGCAGGTCATCTTTCAGCACATGCCAACCCTAGCTTGGATGAAAGATAGAGAAGGGCGCTTTTTAGAAGTCAATACCGCCTTTACCCGCTTCTGCCACAAAAGCCCTGCTGAAATTTTAGGCAAAACCGTTCACGACATTATGCCCGCTTTTTTAAGCACTGTCTATGAATCGCTGGATACGGCGGTCCTGCAATCACGCATGCCCCAAAGCCGGGATCATATATATCGGGAAAATCGCGCCGGCAGCAATTGGTTTGACACCCAAATCATTCCTATCTTCCATCGAAACGGCAGCCTTTGCGGCACCATCGGTTTTTCCCGTAAAATCTCCCGACGCAAGCAATTGGAGCTAAAGCTGGAAAATCAACAGCAATTTTTACGAACCATGATGGACAGTATCCCGGATATTCTTGTCTTCAAAGACCTGCAGTGTCAGGTTCTGGGCTGTAATAAATCTTGCCGCGAATTATTGTACGGTGTTGAACAGGAACAAGACGTTATTGGCAAAACTAGCTGGGACATCCTGAAAGATACCCAACTGGCGGAAAACTGCCTTAAGAAAGACTATGAGGCGCTGCTGCTGAACCAGCCTGTCAAAGTAGAGGAGCAATATACCTTAGTCAACGGCAGCGTCATTGACGTGGAAACCTTGAAAACGCCCTACCACGACAAAGAAGGCTATGTTACCGGCTTGATCGCCATCTCCCGGGACATCACCGAACGCAAGCGCTATGAACAGGAGCTGCGCTGCCGCGAGCAGCAGACCTTGAAAGAACTGCACCTAGCCGCTCAAGTGCAGCAGGACACTTTGCCGGATGCCTTGTCCTTGCCGGAACTGCGTGTGAATACGCTCTTTTTGCCTTATCATACGGTAAGCGGTGATCTTTTTAACTACAAATGGTTCGCCCCGGAAAAAACGCTGCGCGGCTACATGGTCGACGTCAGCGGCCATGGCGTAGCTACGGCTCTGCAGACGGCTTCTTTGAAAATGCTGCTAGACACGCGTCTGCTTACTGGTGAAAGCATCACCGAGGACCATTTTGAGCTCATTAACCAACGCATTAAGCAATATCTTCATGAAGACGCCTTCGCTGGCATCGCCTACTTCGAATTTGATCTGCAAAAATCGCTGCTTACCTTTATTTCCGGCGGAATTAATTTCTATCTTGCCGCCAATGAAAGCCGCTGCTCTTTAATTCCCGTCAGCAGCCGTTTTCTAGGCATCTTTGACGACATTGACATGCAGACCGTCACTCGTCCTTTAAAAGCAGGCGAGGTCTACTGCATCATGAGCGACGGCGTTTCCGATTTAATGGAGCTTCATGGCTTACAAGCGCAACCTGGCTTATCCGGCTATACGCGCTGGCTTGAAACACTGTCGCAAAAGCCGGAACGCAGCGACGATTTCTCTGCGGTGGTTCTGGAGATTAATCAATTACCCGGTCAATTGCGCCTGCCTTGCATCCAGACGCAGCAAGATCTCTCTCGGGCGCAAACAGCGATTCATGAGTATGTAACAAGCTGCGCGCCGGAAGGAGAAGCCGCTTTCCTTGAAGTAGCCGCCAACGAAGCCTTGAACAACGGCTTTTTAGCGGGTCAACGCGTTTCTTTGCGTATGCGCCGCTGCGGCAATCGCCTGAGTATACGCGTCAAAGACGACGGGCCTGGTTTTGACGCTCGCAGCCTCTTAAGCAAACTGCAAAACACCAGCCCGGAAGCTTGGTACGACGAGTTGGGTCTCCACGACCATGGCCGCGGTATTTTCTTGATGCATTCGGCCTGTGATCGCTTGGCTTACAACGCCAAAGGAAATGAAGTGCTGCTTCTGCGCAAATTCTCGACGCCGGCGCTTGAAAACAAGGAAGCCGAAACACAAAGCAATAGGGACCCAGAAAATACCAAAGGAGTTCTTTAA
- a CDS encoding HAD-IIA family hydrolase yields the protein MMNDMERLHNLKYFALDMDGTIYLGQKLLPGALDFLQYLKDSGRKHLFLTNNSSKHKHSYVEKLQKLGINATDKEVMTSGEATALYLQAKNMNRVYLLGTPDLEDEFRQHGLTLTCDKPACVVLGFDQTLTYAKLTEACHLLREGVPFIATHPDINCPTNERSGYLPDTGAMLKLIEASTGVTPQLIIGKPHQEIINVLMSALHCTREETAMVGDRLYTDIQLATNSGICGVLVLSGESTRSDIAASSAKPTFVFENVGDLANALRTADAALGKTPVLV from the coding sequence ATGATGAACGACATGGAACGCTTGCACAATCTGAAGTATTTCGCCTTGGACATGGACGGCACTATTTATCTGGGACAAAAGCTGCTGCCAGGAGCCTTGGACTTCTTGCAGTACCTGAAGGACAGCGGGCGCAAGCATCTATTTTTGACCAACAATTCTTCAAAACACAAGCACAGCTATGTGGAAAAGCTGCAAAAGCTAGGCATCAACGCAACTGACAAAGAGGTCATGACCTCTGGTGAGGCGACCGCTCTCTACTTACAGGCTAAAAATATGAATCGAGTCTACCTTTTGGGAACGCCGGACCTGGAGGATGAATTTCGCCAGCATGGTCTGACGCTGACCTGCGACAAGCCTGCCTGCGTCGTCCTCGGCTTTGACCAAACGCTAACCTACGCCAAGCTCACCGAAGCCTGCCACCTGCTGCGAGAAGGGGTCCCTTTTATCGCCACGCATCCGGACATCAACTGTCCTACCAATGAGCGTTCCGGTTATCTTCCTGACACCGGCGCGATGCTCAAGCTCATTGAGGCATCTACCGGCGTAACGCCACAGCTCATTATCGGTAAACCCCACCAAGAAATCATTAATGTCCTCATGTCCGCCTTGCATTGCACCAGAGAAGAAACCGCCATGGTCGGCGACCGTCTCTATACGGATATTCAGCTGGCTACCAACAGCGGCATCTGCGGTGTTCTCGTCCTCAGCGGCGAATCCACCCGCAGCGACATAGCCGCCAGCAGCGCTAAACCGACTTTCGTCTTTGAAAATGTCGGCGACCTAGCCAACGCCTTGCGTACGGCCGATGCCGCGTTGGGTAAAACGCCTGTGCTAGTATAA